A stretch of Acidimicrobiales bacterium DNA encodes these proteins:
- the yajC gene encoding preprotein translocase subunit YajC gives MEIVILLVAMGALYAFMIVPQQRRMKAHQELIRSLEEGDIVVTNAGIYGAVAEVEDAVVWLEVAPEVELKVTKSAIVEKVTDGDGDDEDDEEMVDAEDSDA, from the coding sequence ATGGAGATCGTCATCCTTCTCGTCGCCATGGGCGCCCTCTACGCGTTCATGATCGTTCCGCAGCAGCGTCGCATGAAGGCCCATCAGGAACTCATCCGCTCGCTCGAGGAGGGTGACATCGTGGTCACCAACGCCGGTATCTACGGCGCCGTCGCCGAGGTCGAGGACGCCGTCGTGTGGCTGGAGGTCGCGCCCGAGGTCGAGCTGAAGGTCACCAAGTCGGCCATCGTCGAGAAGGTCACGGACGGAGACGGGGACGACGAGGACGACGAGGAGATGGTGGACGCCGAGGACAGCGACGCCTGA
- a CDS encoding MFS transporter, with protein MSVDEVRRRYIVLLALRWLPVGLVEPIFVLVLSRGASLTQLGPLLAVYSVTTAALELPTGGLADSIGRRPVLLASALCNVGLFALLLASTDLRVLAVALFLGGVGRALDSGPLESWFVDESKAADADVDVRIGLSRGGAVDGLALAVGSIVGGLVPQLAGGRLWATVLLALVLEGVHLVAVYVLMNEERPARSRNRADGIAAFANVRTGLGFAVRAGSLRRTIAGGALIGAALVAVEALWQPRFLELLDRDDATIFLGALLAVGFAGGAAGAALGPAFGRRIGRRASPTMTAQLLAGSMLALLGVVTQPVVAALVFVFFYTFLGVTGPLRSALLHEHTASEQRSTTLSVDSLLFQAGGVVAALTLTALADSRGIGMAWIAAGACLAASSLLYAGSDRAGPGRRYPGPAS; from the coding sequence GTGAGCGTTGACGAAGTGCGGCGGCGGTACATCGTCCTGTTGGCGCTGCGATGGTTACCCGTCGGCCTCGTCGAGCCGATCTTCGTGCTCGTCCTGTCCCGTGGCGCGTCGCTCACCCAACTCGGTCCGCTGCTGGCCGTCTACAGCGTGACGACGGCGGCGCTCGAACTCCCGACCGGCGGGCTGGCGGACTCGATCGGCCGCCGCCCCGTCCTGCTCGCGTCCGCCCTCTGCAATGTGGGGCTGTTCGCGCTGCTGCTCGCGTCGACGGACCTCCGGGTCCTCGCGGTCGCACTGTTTCTCGGTGGTGTGGGGCGGGCCCTCGACTCCGGGCCGCTCGAATCGTGGTTCGTGGACGAGTCGAAGGCGGCGGACGCGGACGTCGACGTGCGCATCGGGCTCTCTCGCGGTGGGGCCGTGGACGGGCTCGCGCTCGCGGTCGGGTCGATCGTGGGTGGCCTCGTCCCGCAGCTCGCCGGTGGGCGACTGTGGGCCACCGTCCTGCTCGCGCTCGTCCTCGAAGGGGTTCATCTCGTCGCGGTCTACGTCCTCATGAACGAAGAACGTCCGGCCCGGTCCCGGAATCGAGCCGACGGCATCGCAGCGTTCGCCAACGTCCGGACGGGTCTCGGGTTCGCCGTCCGGGCCGGGTCGCTTCGCCGCACCATCGCCGGCGGCGCGTTGATCGGGGCAGCGCTGGTCGCGGTGGAGGCGCTCTGGCAGCCGCGGTTCCTGGAGCTGCTCGATCGAGACGACGCCACCATCTTCCTGGGCGCGCTGCTCGCCGTCGGATTCGCCGGGGGCGCCGCCGGTGCCGCACTGGGTCCCGCGTTCGGCCGGAGGATCGGCCGACGCGCGTCACCGACCATGACCGCCCAACTGCTGGCCGGGTCGATGCTCGCCCTGCTCGGTGTCGTGACGCAGCCCGTAGTCGCTGCGCTCGTGTTCGTGTTCTTCTACACATTCCTCGGGGTGACGGGACCGCTGCGGAGTGCACTGCTGCACGAGCACACCGCGAGCGAGCAGCGAAGTACGACGCTCTCCGTCGATTCGCTCCTGTTCCAGGCCGGCGGTGTCGTGGCCGCCCTGACCCTCACCGCGCTCGCGGACAGTCGGGGCATCGGGATGGCGTGGATTGCCGCCGGGGCGTGCCTCGCGGCGAGCTCGCTCCTCTATGCCGGGAGTGACCGGGCGGGCCCGGGTCGTCGGTACCCGGGACCTGCGAGCTAG
- the tgt gene encoding tRNA guanosine(34) transglycosylase Tgt, producing the protein MRATFTETGRDGGARTGIVTTARGTFTTPRFMPVGTRGAIRHLASDDVEALGAQVILANTYHLMLRPGADVVAELGGLHGFAAWDGHFLTDSGGYQIFSLGPDLTDEGATFTSTYDGSTHLLTPERAVEVQALIGADIQMVLDVCPSSVADLGVVKSAVDRTALWAARGRRAFLDHGDAATRQSQFGIVQGGTDDALRKESAEQIVALDFDGYAVGGLSVGEDRSAMLDGLDSCMGLLPADQPRYFMGLGDPIGIVESVARGVDMFDCVLPTRHARHGTILTDNGRYNLTRAEFVRSDDPLDPSWPESPAARWSRGYLRHLLQTKEPTAARIITLHNVAWLLRFMDRMADSIRAGTFDSFRQGVHEVWAT; encoded by the coding sequence GTGCGTGCGACCTTCACCGAGACCGGCCGCGATGGCGGCGCCCGGACCGGCATCGTCACGACCGCGCGTGGCACGTTCACCACGCCCCGCTTCATGCCGGTCGGCACCCGGGGCGCGATCCGCCATCTGGCCAGCGACGATGTCGAGGCGCTCGGGGCGCAGGTGATCCTGGCGAACACCTACCACCTCATGTTGCGACCCGGCGCCGACGTGGTCGCCGAACTCGGTGGGCTCCACGGGTTCGCGGCGTGGGACGGCCACTTCCTCACGGACTCCGGCGGCTACCAGATCTTCTCCCTCGGCCCGGACCTCACCGACGAGGGAGCGACCTTCACGTCGACCTACGACGGGTCGACCCACCTCCTCACGCCGGAGCGTGCCGTCGAGGTGCAGGCCCTGATCGGCGCGGACATCCAGATGGTGCTCGATGTCTGTCCGTCCTCCGTCGCCGATCTCGGCGTCGTGAAGTCCGCGGTCGACCGAACGGCGCTGTGGGCCGCCCGGGGGCGTCGGGCCTTCCTCGACCATGGCGACGCCGCGACCCGCCAGAGCCAGTTCGGCATCGTGCAGGGCGGCACCGACGACGCGCTGCGCAAGGAGTCCGCCGAGCAGATCGTCGCGTTGGACTTCGACGGCTATGCCGTGGGCGGTCTGTCGGTGGGGGAGGACCGCAGCGCGATGCTCGACGGGCTCGACAGCTGCATGGGTCTTCTGCCGGCCGACCAGCCCCGCTACTTCATGGGGCTCGGCGATCCGATCGGGATCGTGGAGTCGGTCGCCCGCGGCGTCGACATGTTCGACTGCGTGCTCCCGACGCGTCACGCCCGCCACGGCACGATCCTCACGGACAACGGCCGCTACAACCTGACCCGCGCCGAGTTCGTCCGCAGCGACGACCCGCTCGACCCGTCCTGGCCCGAGAGCCCGGCCGCCCGCTGGAGCCGGGGCTATCTCCGTCACCTGCTCCAGACCAAGGAGCCGACGGCGGCCCGCATCATCACGCTGCACAACGTCGCCTGGCTGCTGCGGTTCATGGACCGGATGGCGGACTCGATCCGCGCGGGAACATTCGACTCGTTCCGCCAGGGAGTCCACGAGGTCTGGGCGACCTGA